In Myxococcus virescens, a single genomic region encodes these proteins:
- a CDS encoding DUF4350 domain-containing protein — MRDRFPLLVVGGLLLTAVLTTFLVRGARRNTFADTLSTYRAQEDGARALFLLAQESGLPVTRRMADLRIVSGLGTPVLLAVEVSGAYEHDPDQTALAAEPDAGLADEHVPRTGFNAFRAAELDDDETEQLLKHVREGGSAIYVPWGSRENPVLQALDVKLFKADTTLPMRTLVPPQPTPYTLGVERVEAKVQAYLELPQTAVPVLEDERLGMFVAAVVPYGQGRVLVVGAPELAMNQALARADNAQFWLSALASIGPGPIEFDEFHHGFTNERSVVDFARRYGLHFAVLQLLLGVALWSVSLKRFGRPRPPPESSRVGATDALFAMGRLYREGRHHGFSAQLILRGLTQDLALHAGLPAHASADAVTHGLRERGRADLAQGLEALTTDSRAVTRDTDLQQLAERAARLRQRLHSAGAARPSPPETT; from the coding sequence GTGCGTGACCGTTTCCCGCTGCTGGTGGTGGGGGGCCTGCTGCTCACCGCGGTGCTGACCACCTTCCTGGTCCGAGGCGCCCGGCGCAACACGTTCGCGGACACGCTGTCCACGTACCGCGCGCAGGAGGACGGCGCGCGGGCCCTGTTCCTGCTGGCCCAGGAGAGCGGCTTGCCGGTGACGCGCCGCATGGCGGACCTGCGCATCGTGTCCGGACTGGGCACGCCGGTGCTGCTGGCGGTGGAGGTGTCCGGCGCCTACGAGCACGACCCGGACCAGACGGCGCTGGCCGCCGAGCCCGACGCGGGCCTGGCCGACGAACACGTCCCCCGCACCGGCTTCAACGCCTTCCGCGCGGCCGAACTGGACGATGATGAAACCGAGCAACTGCTGAAGCACGTGCGCGAGGGCGGCAGCGCCATCTACGTGCCGTGGGGCTCGCGGGAGAACCCGGTGCTGCAAGCCTTGGACGTGAAGCTCTTCAAGGCCGACACCACCCTCCCCATGCGCACGCTGGTGCCGCCCCAGCCCACGCCGTACACGCTGGGCGTGGAGCGCGTGGAGGCGAAGGTCCAGGCCTACCTGGAGCTGCCGCAGACGGCCGTTCCCGTCCTGGAGGATGAACGGCTGGGCATGTTCGTGGCGGCGGTGGTGCCGTACGGGCAGGGCCGCGTACTGGTGGTGGGCGCCCCGGAGCTGGCGATGAACCAGGCCCTGGCGCGCGCGGACAACGCGCAGTTCTGGCTCAGCGCCCTGGCGTCAATCGGCCCCGGCCCCATCGAATTCGATGAGTTCCACCACGGCTTCACCAACGAGCGCTCGGTGGTGGACTTCGCGCGCCGCTACGGCCTGCACTTCGCCGTGTTGCAGCTGCTGCTCGGCGTGGCGCTGTGGTCGGTGTCGCTCAAGCGCTTCGGCCGGCCGCGGCCTCCGCCCGAGTCCTCGCGCGTGGGCGCCACCGACGCGCTCTTCGCCATGGGCCGGCTCTATCGCGAGGGCCGGCACCACGGCTTCTCCGCCCAGCTCATCCTCCGGGGCCTCACCCAGGACCTGGCCCTGCACGCGGGCCTGCCCGCGCATGCGTCCGCGGACGCGGTGACCCACGGCCTGCGCGAGCGTGGCCGCGCGGACCTGGCCCAGGGGCTCGAGGCGCTCACCACGGACAGCCGCGCGGTGACGCGCGACACGGACCTCCAGCAGCTCGCAGAGCGCGCGGCGCGGCTGCGACAACGCCTTCATTCCGCCGGCGCCGCCCGGCCCAGCCCTCCCGAAACGACATGA
- a CDS encoding AAA family ATPase — protein MNDTLSAPSPAPAGNAVQAAHAIREAVLSEVRKAVVGQDEALELMLCGLIAGGHILLEGVPGVAKTLMAKALSRSIGAEFKRIQFTPDLMPADILGTSVFDLKTQGFTLVRGPIFTDLLLADEINRAPAKTQSALLEAMQERSVSMEGRVLPLSPLFTVFATQNPVESEGTYPLPEAQLDRFLLKIEVGYPAPEEEDAILASVHRGFDSGDLQRAGVNAAVTKDGLLAARGALNEVTVEPPVLAYVRKLVAATRASSRIRLGAGPRAGVHLLLAAKALAALRGRGFVTPDDVRFLAAPVLKHRLLLSPDAELDGATPTDVLREVVRGVEVPR, from the coding sequence ATGAACGACACCCTGTCCGCCCCCTCCCCCGCCCCGGCTGGTAACGCCGTGCAGGCCGCCCACGCCATCCGCGAGGCCGTGCTGTCCGAGGTGCGCAAGGCCGTGGTCGGCCAGGACGAGGCCCTGGAGCTGATGCTCTGTGGCCTCATCGCCGGCGGCCACATCCTGCTGGAAGGCGTGCCCGGCGTGGCCAAGACGTTGATGGCCAAGGCCCTGTCGCGCAGCATCGGCGCGGAGTTCAAGCGCATCCAGTTCACCCCGGACCTGATGCCCGCGGACATCCTGGGCACCAGCGTGTTCGACCTGAAGACGCAGGGCTTCACGCTGGTGCGCGGCCCCATCTTCACGGACCTGCTGCTGGCGGACGAAATCAACCGCGCCCCGGCGAAGACGCAGTCCGCGCTGCTGGAGGCCATGCAGGAGCGCTCGGTGTCCATGGAGGGCCGCGTGCTGCCGCTGTCCCCGCTCTTCACCGTGTTCGCCACGCAGAACCCCGTGGAGTCCGAGGGCACCTATCCGCTGCCCGAGGCGCAGCTCGACCGCTTCCTGCTGAAAATCGAGGTGGGCTACCCCGCGCCGGAGGAGGAGGACGCGATTCTGGCCTCCGTGCACCGGGGCTTCGATTCGGGGGACCTGCAACGCGCGGGCGTCAATGCCGCGGTGACGAAGGACGGGCTGCTGGCCGCGCGCGGCGCGCTGAATGAAGTGACGGTGGAGCCGCCGGTGCTGGCCTACGTCCGCAAGCTGGTGGCGGCCACGCGCGCCTCCAGCCGCATTCGTTTGGGAGCCGGGCCTCGCGCGGGCGTGCACCTGCTGCTGGCGGCCAAGGCCCTGGCGGCGCTGCGCGGGCGCGGCTTCGTCACCCCGGACGACGTGCGCTTCCTGGCGGCGCCCGTGCTGAAGCACCGCCTGCTGCTGTCGCCGGACGCGGAGCTGGATGGGGCCACGCCAACGGACGTGCTGCGCGAGGTGGTGCGCGGCGTCGAGGTCCCCCGGTGA
- a CDS encoding DUF58 domain-containing protein, with translation MIPTPRLWVLLALLALPMMLAGFSPGIGGAVLALDALVLALAVFDVLTARRARLEVHRVLPARLNVGVANKVVVRLIHRSGGAVQVRVRDDVPDGFAATPDEAPLHLPARSESRWVYRVTPVKRGRFQFGDVHVRVRGPLGLVSHERVFPAAQDIAVYPDLRGANRLLLSGAALDLVNLGLRQLRRDGRGSEFARLRDYAQGDSVRDVDWKATARRGRPVTRVLESERSQSILICVDAGRSMAAQVDGLTKLDHAVNAALFLAFVAVRNGDRVGLAVFADGVKAYLPPAAGRTQYRKIVDTLYGTTPSLTYVDYLALFKELNLRLTRRSLLCVFTDFLDEEQASTMVAPLHRLARRHVPLCLSVKDTALQKLLRTPPPSPEEAFQHAVASELLTDREVLKARVSQGGVQMLDVQPDELSLAAVNRYLDIKARGVL, from the coding sequence GTGATTCCCACCCCGCGCCTCTGGGTGCTGCTGGCGCTGCTCGCGCTGCCGATGATGCTGGCGGGCTTCAGCCCCGGCATTGGCGGCGCCGTGCTCGCGCTGGACGCGCTGGTGCTGGCGCTGGCGGTGTTCGACGTGCTCACCGCGCGGAGGGCCCGGCTGGAGGTCCACCGGGTGCTGCCGGCGCGGCTCAACGTGGGTGTGGCCAACAAGGTGGTGGTGCGGCTGATTCACCGGAGCGGCGGCGCCGTCCAGGTGCGCGTCCGGGACGACGTGCCGGACGGCTTCGCCGCCACGCCCGACGAGGCCCCGCTGCACCTGCCCGCGCGGAGCGAGTCGCGCTGGGTGTACCGGGTGACGCCCGTGAAGCGCGGCCGCTTCCAGTTTGGAGACGTGCACGTCCGCGTGCGCGGGCCGCTGGGGCTGGTGTCCCACGAGCGCGTGTTTCCCGCGGCGCAGGACATCGCCGTGTACCCGGACCTGCGCGGCGCCAACCGGCTGCTGCTTTCGGGCGCGGCGCTGGACCTGGTCAACCTGGGCCTGAGGCAGCTGCGGCGCGACGGGCGTGGCAGCGAGTTCGCCCGCCTGCGCGACTACGCCCAGGGCGACAGCGTGCGGGACGTGGACTGGAAGGCCACCGCGCGACGTGGGCGGCCGGTGACGCGCGTGCTGGAGTCGGAGCGCTCGCAGTCCATCCTCATCTGCGTGGACGCGGGCCGCTCCATGGCCGCGCAGGTGGACGGCCTCACCAAGCTGGACCACGCGGTGAACGCGGCCCTCTTCCTGGCCTTCGTGGCCGTGCGCAACGGCGACCGCGTGGGGCTGGCCGTCTTCGCGGATGGCGTGAAGGCCTACCTGCCGCCCGCGGCCGGACGCACGCAGTACCGGAAGATTGTCGACACGCTCTACGGCACCACGCCCAGCCTCACGTACGTGGACTACCTGGCCCTCTTCAAGGAGCTGAACCTCCGCCTCACGCGCCGCAGCCTGCTGTGTGTCTTCACCGACTTCCTGGACGAGGAGCAGGCCTCCACCATGGTGGCCCCGCTGCACCGCCTGGCGCGACGCCATGTCCCCCTGTGCTTGTCGGTGAAGGACACCGCGCTCCAGAAGCTGCTGCGCACGCCGCCTCCCAGCCCGGAAGAGGCCTTCCAGCACGCGGTGGCCTCCGAGCTGCTCACCGACCGCGAAGTGCTCAAGGCGCGGGTGAGCCAGGGCGGCGTGCAGATGCTCGACGTGCAGCCGGACGAGCTGAGTCTGGCCGCCGTCAACCGCTACCTGGACATCAAGGCGCGCGGCGTGCTGTAG
- a CDS encoding inorganic diphosphatase, with amino-acid sequence MDERLWLPPLPSEPEVLIECPRFSFVKRRADGAVDFVSPLPCPYNYGSIPGLASDEGDPLDAVVMGPRLALGQRLRVPVVGVIGFVDAGRGDPKVVCAAAPLTDAERAGLERFFRVYALFKQVLHRVRGNVPDTRFMGWLPLPAPAPDVAPEATARRAP; translated from the coding sequence ATGGATGAGCGCTTGTGGCTGCCTCCGCTTCCGAGTGAGCCGGAGGTCCTCATCGAGTGCCCGCGCTTCTCCTTCGTGAAGCGCCGCGCGGACGGGGCCGTGGACTTCGTGTCGCCGCTGCCGTGCCCGTACAACTACGGGAGCATCCCGGGCCTTGCGTCGGATGAAGGCGACCCGCTGGACGCCGTCGTGATGGGGCCCCGGCTGGCGCTGGGCCAGCGGCTGCGCGTGCCGGTGGTGGGCGTCATCGGCTTCGTCGACGCGGGGCGGGGGGACCCGAAGGTGGTGTGCGCCGCCGCGCCCCTGACGGACGCCGAGCGCGCGGGCCTGGAGCGCTTCTTCCGCGTCTACGCCCTCTTCAAGCAGGTGCTGCACCGCGTGCGGGGCAACGTCCCGGACACCCGCTTCATGGGGTGGTTGCCGCTGCCCGCCCCGGCGCCGGACGTGGCCCCGGAGGCTACAGCACGCCGCGCGCCTTGA
- a CDS encoding stage II sporulation protein M: MEMAEFIESRKPRWEQLESLLDRSESHGLRELSLEDARTLGRLYRAVSSDLLWVRARSGSADVNAYLNDLVGRAYALTYPGRRPRLADVWGFVARGFPALMRREWRMYVASLLLLLAGVGFGYVGMMVDPDAAHYLVPAEHLNLDPVERAADEAAGDGMSVGDQAQFTTYLFTHNIQVAFLAFALGITVGLGTAIMLFVNGLFLGALAQVYAAKGMAGWFWAWILPHGIPEITAICIAGAAGLVIARGMVAPRGLPRGQAVRQEAVTAVRLLFGTLVLFVLAGFIEGTVSQIHPPKLSVAFKVSFALTVGAGVYAYLLSDWLRGGRAAPDGGAESAHG; the protein is encoded by the coding sequence ATGGAGATGGCGGAGTTCATCGAGTCCCGCAAGCCGCGCTGGGAGCAACTGGAGTCGCTGCTGGACCGGTCCGAATCCCACGGCCTGCGCGAGCTGAGCCTGGAGGACGCCAGGACGCTGGGCCGGCTGTATCGCGCCGTCTCCAGTGACTTGCTGTGGGTTCGCGCGCGCAGTGGCTCGGCGGACGTGAACGCCTACCTCAACGATCTGGTGGGGCGGGCGTACGCGCTGACCTACCCGGGCCGGCGTCCGCGCCTGGCGGACGTGTGGGGCTTCGTGGCCCGGGGCTTCCCCGCGCTGATGCGGCGCGAGTGGCGGATGTACGTGGCGTCGTTGCTGCTGCTGCTGGCGGGCGTGGGCTTCGGCTACGTGGGGATGATGGTGGACCCCGACGCGGCGCACTATCTGGTCCCCGCCGAGCACCTGAACCTGGACCCCGTCGAACGCGCGGCCGACGAGGCCGCGGGTGACGGCATGTCGGTGGGAGACCAAGCCCAGTTCACCACCTACCTCTTCACCCACAACATCCAGGTGGCCTTCCTGGCCTTCGCGCTGGGAATCACCGTGGGCCTGGGCACGGCCATCATGCTCTTCGTCAACGGCCTGTTCCTGGGCGCGCTCGCGCAAGTCTATGCGGCCAAGGGAATGGCGGGCTGGTTCTGGGCGTGGATTCTTCCGCACGGCATTCCGGAAATCACCGCCATCTGCATCGCGGGCGCGGCGGGATTGGTGATTGCGCGAGGCATGGTGGCCCCACGAGGACTGCCCCGTGGACAGGCGGTGCGACAGGAGGCGGTGACGGCGGTGCGGCTGCTGTTCGGCACGCTCGTCCTGTTCGTGCTCGCGGGCTTCATCGAGGGCACGGTGTCCCAGATTCATCCGCCCAAGCTGTCGGTGGCGTTCAAGGTGTCCTTCGCGTTGACGGTGGGCGCGGGCGTGTACGCGTACCTGCTGTCGGACTGGCTGCGTGGGGGCCGCGCGGCGCCAGACGGCGGCGCTGAGTCCGCCCATGGATGA
- a CDS encoding bifunctional metallophosphatase/5'-nucleotidase, protein MSANPLRPRPFRQPLSGVLVLALGAVAGCEKSNPTPPPAAAPEAKAPVAPSEVTLLVTGGAFGQLQPSEGKGGAAELLGRWMADEKHCPGPVKEGQPTCADASTLALATGDHWNGPAISSFFLGTPTAEVMGRMGYAASALGNHELAFGKEAFLKNRGAGGFPFLAANLKVKDPALAGDLSMPAFQIFERRGLKIGVVGLASEKTVRTAMPGRADGLEVTGYEEALTTAIPEARKAGADVVVVLADECVTDLQPAVAKHPEWKVALVAGGRCAQPVELKDGATSFVSLDRGFGKYLRAHVTFDPAKPAGEKLTGLETKVVEVSGGAPDAETAQLVGKWKTQLDEVLGQQIGFSKAGIPHASPQMAKWVAGAVRNVLGTDAAVLNSGGIRGDLPAGPVTRGSIYSVMPFENSLLVVKLKGEDLARQLANPNALVSGFTAAGKGKFKDAKGKALDPNKEYTVATVEYLYFGGDGFEFEKLAPEPTETGMAWQTPVVDWTKDQASSEKKPLEKLLK, encoded by the coding sequence GTGAGCGCGAACCCCCTACGTCCTCGTCCCTTCCGCCAGCCGCTGTCCGGCGTGCTGGTCCTCGCCCTCGGTGCCGTCGCCGGCTGCGAGAAGAGCAATCCCACTCCTCCTCCGGCCGCCGCGCCGGAAGCCAAGGCTCCCGTTGCTCCTTCCGAAGTCACGCTGCTCGTGACGGGGGGCGCGTTCGGTCAGCTCCAGCCCTCCGAGGGCAAGGGCGGCGCGGCGGAGCTGCTCGGCCGCTGGATGGCCGATGAGAAGCACTGTCCCGGCCCCGTGAAGGAGGGCCAGCCTACGTGCGCGGACGCCAGCACGCTGGCGCTCGCCACGGGTGACCACTGGAACGGCCCGGCCATCTCCTCCTTCTTCCTGGGTACGCCCACGGCCGAGGTCATGGGCCGCATGGGCTACGCCGCCTCCGCCCTGGGCAACCATGAGCTGGCCTTCGGCAAGGAGGCCTTCCTCAAGAACCGCGGCGCGGGTGGCTTCCCGTTCCTCGCCGCCAACCTCAAGGTGAAGGACCCGGCGCTGGCGGGCGACCTGTCCATGCCGGCGTTCCAGATTTTCGAGCGCCGCGGCCTCAAGATTGGCGTGGTGGGCCTGGCGTCCGAGAAGACGGTCCGCACCGCCATGCCCGGCCGCGCGGATGGCCTGGAAGTGACGGGCTATGAGGAGGCGCTCACCACCGCCATTCCGGAGGCCCGCAAGGCCGGCGCGGACGTGGTCGTGGTGCTCGCCGACGAGTGCGTCACTGACCTGCAGCCCGCGGTGGCGAAGCACCCGGAGTGGAAGGTGGCGCTGGTGGCCGGTGGCCGCTGCGCGCAGCCCGTCGAGCTGAAGGACGGCGCGACCAGCTTCGTGTCGTTGGACCGTGGCTTCGGCAAGTACCTGCGCGCGCACGTCACCTTCGACCCGGCGAAGCCCGCGGGTGAGAAGCTGACCGGCCTGGAGACCAAGGTCGTCGAGGTGTCGGGCGGCGCGCCGGACGCGGAGACGGCGCAGCTGGTGGGCAAGTGGAAGACGCAGCTGGACGAGGTGCTGGGCCAGCAGATCGGCTTCTCCAAGGCCGGCATCCCCCACGCGTCACCCCAGATGGCGAAGTGGGTGGCGGGCGCGGTGCGCAACGTGCTCGGCACGGACGCGGCCGTCCTCAACAGCGGCGGCATCCGCGGCGACCTGCCCGCCGGTCCGGTGACTCGCGGCAGCATCTACTCGGTGATGCCCTTCGAGAACTCGCTCCTCGTCGTGAAGCTGAAGGGCGAGGACCTGGCCCGGCAGCTGGCCAACCCGAACGCGCTCGTCTCCGGCTTCACGGCCGCGGGCAAGGGCAAGTTCAAGGACGCCAAGGGCAAGGCCCTGGACCCGAACAAGGAGTACACGGTCGCCACGGTGGAGTACCTCTACTTCGGCGGTGACGGCTTCGAGTTCGAGAAGCTGGCCCCCGAGCCCACCGAGACGGGCATGGCGTGGCAGACGCCGGTGGTGGACTGGACCAAGGACCAGGCGAGCAGCGAGAAGAAGCCGCTGGAGAAGCTGCTGAAGTAG